CTATCCCGCGGCTCTTTGTACATCAATTAATGATGAAGTAGTACATGGCATACCGACAAATCGTAAACTCAAAAAAGGTGATATTGTTTCGATTGATCTAGGACTTAAACATGATGGTATGTTTACTGATCACGCGAGGACTATTGCCGTTGGTAAACCAACCAAGCAGCTACAAAAATTACTTTCGACAACCGAAGAAGCTCTCATGATAGGAATACAAGCTGCAAGGGGTGGGAGCACAGTAGGCGACGTAGGCGCTGCAATTGAGGCTTATGTGAAGCCTTATGGCTACGGTATTGTGCGTGAGCTTGCAGGGCATGGTGTTGGTCGAGCAATCCACGAAGATCCCTATGTGCCGAATTTTGGTAAAGCGGGCAAAGGTGAACGGTTGGTACCTGGCATGGTTATAGCGATCGAACCGATGCTAAATCTAGGAAGCAAAGAGGTTGTATTTGAAGATGATGGCTACACAGTCAAAACCAGAGATGGCAAACAAAGTGCACATTTTGAGCATACGATTCTTATCACCAAAGGAGAGCCTGAAATTTTGACAAGTTTAAATTAAAATTCCGCCAGATGGCGGAATTTTAATTTAAAAACCTTTAACTCTTTTTCTTGTCAGGCAGAATTTCATTGAGACCTTTAATTGATATATATGGAGATAATATGGTAGCTGCAAGATATGCGATTGAACCTGTTTCCATAAGCTCATGAGCACTGTATCCGGTCGCCCCTGCTCCGAATAGTATTGCCAAAGCGCCACCAAATTTTATAATATTTTTTTTAATATTTGAAGCAGTTTCTGGGTGCTGCTCTTCTTGTTGTATTGTGATTTGATTTGCTTCTGTATATATATCTTTTGCCTTAGTGAGTAATGCAGCTTCCTCTTGTGTTTTTGGTGTTACAGTCTCATTAATTAACTCATCCATAAGTGCGTCTTGAGCAATTTCTGCTGTTTGATCTGTGTTTGTATTTGTTCCTGTTTCCGCACGTTTCCCGATACCTGGCATTATTTCCATAATTTTTTATTTAAACTTATAATTTATTCGCTTTTCTGTATTTTCTCCAAATCTCCGTTAAGTGAATCGATGAGAGAATTAAACTCTTTGAAAAAGAGGGTTTTTTCTTCCTCAGATGCTAAACCGTCCTTGATTTTTTGTGCTAATTGTGTGATTTCTTCGTCAGTCATAGTGGTGGGTGATTAATAATGATTATCTCTATTATAGCGGGGAACAACAGTATGTCAAAGATAAAATCCCCTCCGCACAAACGAGTGTGGAGGGGATTATTAGTTATTTGCTATAGCATACTTAGTAGTTGAAACCTCTTCTATTACAGTAGACGTTCCATCCACCACCTTTTTTTCTTTGCTAAGCTTTTTAATATTCTTAGCTCTCTTTGCTGCATTATAACTACAGCCATCGATTGAAGTTATTTTTCCAACTATCCACTTTATGAATTCCATAATTTGATTTTTTTAGATTATATACTATTTATACTCTTTTGTCAATACATATACAGTGCGAGTTTGTATAGGTTATTTTTCAAAGTATTCTATAATACAAACAATGCAGCCGACGTTTAATGAACTTCCTAAATTTCAAACTCCTGAAGAGGAGCTTACTTACTTGCGAGAACATGTTGCGAGGCGTGAACAGGAACTAAAAGAGCAAGGAACTCCAGCTTCCACAGAAAGTGTTGCCAAAGAGGCGATTGCTTCCTATAAAGAAATTCCGCAGGAGCAAGTGTTAACTACGAACATCCAAGTTACTAAAAAAGAAATCGAAGGTTTTGCACTTCCGCTTACACCTGAACCTCATGATACAAAAATGGAAGAGCTTTTAGGGGTACTTTTGTCGCGTGGGGTAAAGGTCGCGCTTGAGATGGCAAATGGATTTCATAATCCTCATATTGATGATGACTTTCATCGTTTTTTGGCACAGTATCTAATCGCTACCCATGCTGTACCCGGACTCAAAGATGGCACACCAATTTTCAAAGGACTTAATATGTCGCTTTTTGAGATTACATTACCG
The Candidatus Nomurabacteria bacterium genome window above contains:
- the map gene encoding type I methionyl aminopeptidase, translating into MVIIKTDKEIAILREGGKRLAWILDMVAKKIVPGITTGELDSYAKLLIHEGGDTAAFLGYTPDGANYPYPAALCTSINDEVVHGIPTNRKLKKGDIVSIDLGLKHDGMFTDHARTIAVGKPTKQLQKLLSTTEEALMIGIQAARGGSTVGDVGAAIEAYVKPYGYGIVRELAGHGVGRAIHEDPYVPNFGKAGKGERLVPGMVIAIEPMLNLGSKEVVFEDDGYTVKTRDGKQSAHFEHTILITKGEPEILTSLN